A single Theropithecus gelada isolate Dixy chromosome 7b, Tgel_1.0, whole genome shotgun sequence DNA region contains:
- the GON7 gene encoding EKC/KEOPS complex subunit GON7 produces MELLGEYVGQEGKPQKLRVSCEAPGDGDPFQGLLSGVAQMKELVTELFGPLVQAEVQHRVAAAPDEALDGDDEDDAEDENNIDNRTNFDGPSAKRPKPPS; encoded by the exons ATGGAGCTGCTGGGAGAGTATGTCGGGCAGGAAGGGAAGCCGCAGAAGCTGCGGGTGTCCTGTGAGGCGCCGGGTGACGGCGACCCTTTCCAGGGCCTATTGTCTGGCGTGGCCCAGATGAAGGAGCTGGTAACGGAATTATTCGGCCCCCTGGTACAGGCGGAAGTGCAGCACCGGGTGGCGGCGGCTCCAGACGAGGCCCTGGACG gtgatgatgaagatgatgcaGAAGATGAAAATAACATTGATAACAGAACTAACTTCGATGGACCATCTGCAAAACGGCCAAAACCACCGTCTTAA